The Blautia hydrogenotrophica DSM 10507 genome window below encodes:
- a CDS encoding CPBP family intramembrane glutamic endopeptidase has protein sequence MWRVGYPLLVHYLLLYAGVNLLYLLICGIKGQQEDFYDWSVMINGLTSLLLILPVALWLYQRDWRFRPSWMRPQGLRGRDGIWCFLWGGAMAIVLNVAFSLLQIFQRFPSYGEQTQKMTENTSILWMILWTAVTAPLVEELICRGLIYRRLRDYTGIWPSVVISGLMFGLYHGNVVQAIYASILGCLMAILVEISGSLWASILFHMGANLISVLFSEYAVTLLQWHDGIILTAAMGLLFLVFWGGIFYFRKEWKKRVRKTAY, from the coding sequence GTGTGGAGGGTAGGTTATCCTTTGCTAGTCCACTATCTGCTGCTGTATGCCGGGGTGAATCTGTTGTATTTGTTGATTTGTGGCATAAAAGGACAGCAGGAGGATTTTTATGACTGGTCCGTCATGATTAACGGCCTCACTTCTTTGTTGCTGATACTTCCAGTGGCTCTTTGGCTGTATCAGAGAGACTGGCGTTTTCGACCATCTTGGATGAGACCACAAGGACTCAGAGGAAGAGATGGCATCTGGTGTTTTTTGTGGGGAGGAGCCATGGCGATTGTGCTGAATGTCGCTTTTTCCCTGCTGCAGATTTTTCAGAGATTTCCTTCCTATGGGGAACAGACGCAGAAGATGACAGAGAACACGAGTATCTTGTGGATGATTCTGTGGACGGCAGTCACCGCTCCTTTGGTGGAGGAACTGATCTGCCGGGGGCTGATTTACCGCAGATTGAGAGATTATACGGGAATTTGGCCTTCTGTGGTGATCTCCGGCCTCATGTTTGGGCTCTACCATGGAAATGTGGTGCAGGCGATCTATGCTTCTATTTTAGGATGCCTTATGGCAATTTTAGTGGAAATCAGCGGCTCTCTTTGGGCAAGCATTCTGTTTCACATGGGGGCCAACCTGATATCGGTACTGTTTTCGGAATATGCGGTAACGCTGCTGCAATGGCATGATGGGATTATCCTGACAGCGGCGATGGGATTGCTGTTTCTGGTTTTCTGGGGAGGCATTTTTTATTTTCGAAAGGAATGGAAAAAAAGAGTACGAAAAACGGCATATTGA
- a CDS encoding heavy metal translocating P-type ATPase: protein MKEKFDVTGMTCSACSSRVEKCVSKLEGIENVSVNLLTNSMQVEYNDTVLSESQIIDAVVKAGYGASPKQEHVQTVAAGKAKVMENPMEKQIQNMKFRLIVSFVFLVPLMYVSMGHMVGLPLPGFLTGIENAVSFAFTQLLLCLPIIYVNRKYYIKGFQTLAHLAPNMDSLIAIGSTASLVYGIFAIYRMSYGLGSGNMEVVHLYYHDLYFESAAMILALITVGKYLETRSKGKTSEAITKLMDLAPKTAVVERDGREQEIPVEQVVAGDVVIVRPGQNVPVDGFILEGSTSIDEAAITGESIPVHKQEGDTVIAATMNKTGFVKFKATRVGDDTTFSQIIRLVEEASSSKAPIAKIADKIAGVFVPVVMVIALVTAVVWLLSGSTFEFALSCAISVLVISCPCALGLATPVAIMVGTGKGAEQGILIKSGEALETAHNLQSVVLDKTGTITQGRPVVTDIHTEGWTKKEFLALAAGMEVKSEHPLAEAILDYAKKEGISPVQVDNFNSIPGKGLEVSVNGRRYYAGNERLMREKEISLDNCLKLLEVMADEGKTPLIFAEETQVLGVIAVADVVKPTSKEAIKELKDLGIEVVMLTGDNRRTAEAIRRQLDIDTVIAEVLPQDKERKISELQEAGKVVAMIGDGVNDAPALARADVGMAIGAGTDVAIESADVVLMKNDLKDAVTAIRLSKAVIRNIKQNLFWAFFYNTLGIPIAAGIFYPLLGLKLNPMIGAAAMSMSSIFVVSNALRLKWFQPLGKSGQETQETVSAATMDDTPGGGQINQGNQEKEDEPMITMKIEGMMCQHCQAHVSKALNDLEGVKAEVSLEDQAAYVTADQSVDKEALRKAVVDAGYEVVSIEEK, encoded by the coding sequence ATGAAAGAAAAATTTGACGTGACCGGAATGACTTGTTCAGCTTGCTCTTCCAGGGTGGAGAAGTGTGTATCCAAGTTGGAAGGAATTGAGAATGTAAGCGTAAACTTATTGACCAACAGTATGCAGGTTGAATATAATGATACAGTTTTAAGTGAAAGTCAGATTATTGACGCGGTGGTAAAAGCTGGGTATGGGGCCAGCCCTAAGCAGGAACATGTGCAGACTGTTGCGGCGGGAAAGGCGAAAGTGATGGAAAATCCCATGGAGAAACAGATACAGAATATGAAATTTCGTCTGATCGTATCTTTTGTATTTCTGGTTCCGCTGATGTATGTATCCATGGGACATATGGTGGGACTTCCGTTGCCAGGATTTTTGACAGGGATAGAAAATGCGGTCAGCTTTGCTTTTACTCAATTATTGCTTTGTCTTCCGATTATCTATGTAAATCGTAAATATTATATCAAAGGATTCCAGACTTTAGCGCATTTGGCTCCTAATATGGACAGCCTGATTGCCATAGGGTCCACGGCATCTTTGGTATATGGGATTTTCGCGATTTACCGGATGAGTTATGGGCTTGGAAGCGGCAATATGGAAGTAGTGCATCTTTATTATCATGACTTATATTTTGAGTCGGCAGCTATGATTCTGGCTTTGATTACGGTGGGAAAATATTTGGAAACCCGTTCAAAGGGGAAAACCAGCGAGGCGATTACCAAGCTGATGGATTTGGCTCCGAAGACTGCGGTAGTAGAAAGAGACGGAAGAGAGCAGGAGATTCCTGTGGAACAGGTGGTGGCCGGGGATGTGGTGATCGTAAGGCCGGGACAGAATGTCCCTGTGGACGGCTTTATATTGGAAGGAAGTACCAGTATCGACGAGGCAGCGATCACCGGTGAGAGTATTCCTGTGCATAAACAGGAAGGAGATACGGTCATAGCAGCCACGATGAACAAGACAGGATTTGTGAAATTCAAGGCTACCCGGGTGGGAGATGACACGACTTTTTCTCAGATTATTCGCCTGGTGGAGGAGGCAAGCTCCAGCAAAGCGCCTATCGCTAAGATTGCGGATAAAATTGCAGGTGTTTTCGTTCCAGTAGTGATGGTAATTGCTCTTGTGACAGCGGTAGTATGGCTGTTAAGTGGTTCCACCTTTGAGTTTGCTTTATCCTGTGCGATCAGTGTTCTTGTGATTTCGTGTCCCTGCGCGCTGGGACTGGCTACACCGGTTGCGATTATGGTGGGAACTGGAAAAGGGGCGGAGCAGGGAATTTTGATTAAGTCTGGAGAAGCCTTGGAGACTGCACACAACCTGCAAAGCGTGGTCTTGGATAAGACAGGGACCATTACCCAGGGCAGACCGGTGGTCACAGACATTCACACGGAAGGATGGACGAAAAAAGAATTCCTGGCTTTGGCAGCCGGAATGGAAGTAAAAAGTGAACATCCTCTGGCAGAAGCGATCTTGGACTATGCCAAGAAAGAGGGAATCTCCCCTGTACAGGTGGACAACTTTAATTCTATTCCAGGCAAGGGTTTGGAGGTATCGGTCAACGGTAGGCGTTATTATGCGGGTAACGAAAGGCTGATGAGAGAAAAAGAAATTTCTTTGGACAACTGTCTGAAACTTTTAGAAGTCATGGCAGATGAGGGAAAAACACCGTTGATTTTTGCAGAGGAGACACAGGTTTTAGGTGTGATCGCCGTAGCAGATGTGGTAAAGCCTACCAGCAAAGAAGCGATCAAAGAGCTGAAGGACCTGGGAATTGAAGTGGTGATGCTTACAGGAGATAACCGCAGGACTGCGGAGGCTATCCGTAGGCAGCTGGATATTGATACGGTGATTGCCGAGGTTTTGCCTCAGGATAAGGAGCGCAAAATCAGCGAGCTGCAAGAGGCAGGCAAGGTAGTGGCCATGATTGGAGACGGTGTCAATGACGCACCTGCCCTCGCGAGAGCGGATGTGGGGATGGCCATTGGAGCTGGGACGGATGTGGCGATTGAGAGTGCGGACGTGGTTTTGATGAAAAATGACTTGAAAGATGCAGTCACGGCGATTCGTCTCAGCAAGGCAGTGATTCGCAACATCAAACAAAACCTGTTTTGGGCATTTTTCTATAACACTTTGGGGATCCCAATCGCAGCAGGGATTTTTTATCCCCTGCTGGGGCTGAAGCTGAATCCGATGATCGGAGCAGCAGCTATGAGTATGAGCAGTATTTTCGTAGTGTCCAATGCGCTGAGGCTGAAGTGGTTTCAGCCGCTGGGAAAGAGCGGACAAGAAACGCAGGAAACGGTTTCCGCTGCGACTATGGATGATACGCCAGGTGGCGGTCAGATAAATCAAGGGAATCAAGAAAAGGAGGACGAACCTATGAT
- a CDS encoding HAD family hydrolase, with the protein MYQAILFDLDGTLTESGEGITKCVQYALEKFGIFEPDLKKLEVFVGPPLKDMMMSYGGLDEQQAEQAVCYYRERYHEKGMFENRPYPHIEEMLARLREEGYRLAVASSKPTYYVNQILEYFGLAQYFEVVVGSEMDGSRVRKAEVIEEALRRLGLENHRDKAVMVGDKEHDIFGARQQGLDCVAVAYGYGSRGELENASPLAIVGTVEELENFFG; encoded by the coding sequence ATGTATCAGGCTATCTTATTTGATCTGGATGGAACATTGACGGAGTCAGGAGAAGGAATTACAAAATGCGTGCAGTACGCATTGGAAAAGTTCGGCATTTTTGAACCAGACTTGAAAAAATTAGAAGTATTTGTGGGACCTCCATTGAAAGATATGATGATGAGTTATGGGGGCTTGGACGAGCAGCAGGCAGAACAGGCAGTCTGCTACTATCGGGAGAGATATCACGAGAAGGGGATGTTTGAGAACCGTCCCTATCCGCATATCGAGGAGATGCTCGCGAGACTTCGGGAAGAGGGATACCGTCTGGCTGTGGCTTCTTCAAAGCCAACGTATTATGTGAACCAAATTTTGGAATATTTTGGATTGGCCCAGTACTTTGAGGTGGTAGTGGGTAGCGAGATGGATGGAAGTAGAGTGCGCAAGGCAGAAGTGATTGAAGAAGCTCTGCGCCGTCTAGGGCTTGAAAATCACAGAGACAAGGCAGTCATGGTGGGAGATAAGGAGCATGATATCTTTGGGGCCAGGCAGCAGGGGCTAGACTGTGTGGCAGTGGCCTATGGATATGGAAGCAGAGGGGAGCTGGAGAATGCATCACCTCTTGCCATTGTGGGGACTGTGGAGGAGCTGGAAAATTTTTTCGGCTGA
- a CDS encoding metal-sensing transcriptional repressor: protein MQADKKKISRLLKIARGQMDGILQMVEEDRYCIEISQQLMATEAILNKVNKEILTAHLKNCVSHAESQAEKEEKIDELVDMLGRILK, encoded by the coding sequence ATGCAGGCAGATAAAAAGAAAATATCCAGATTGCTGAAGATCGCCAGAGGGCAGATGGATGGAATTCTTCAAATGGTGGAAGAGGACCGATATTGTATAGAAATATCACAGCAACTGATGGCTACAGAAGCAATACTGAATAAAGTGAATAAAGAGATTTTGACGGCACATTTAAAAAATTGCGTGTCTCATGCAGAATCTCAGGCGGAAAAAGAAGAGAAAATAGATGAACTGGTGGACATGTTAGGCAGAATTTTAAAATAA
- a CDS encoding HAD family hydrolase has product MDRHLIALDMDGTLLNSENRVTERTQRTLQLLADMGHYIVPATGRTLCLLPEELGAVRGINFAVLENGSLVWDYGQERAVVRRLLPQGKAKEILDEAYGGKFMEASGRMGRGFCYAEIFVDGKAYADIRSIVGLSESSLGENFERYFLENHEFVEHLENQRWLLDRVSKINLYFEEEEFGQRVRENWRKIREVSLTTSVGGNVEFNAAETNKGIGLSGLMEYLNIPKERVIAIGDNENDLEMFARAGTAVAMENAKEMVKKAARKVTLSNDCDGVAVFLETYFGL; this is encoded by the coding sequence ATGGACAGACATCTCATCGCATTGGATATGGACGGGACGCTTTTGAACAGCGAAAACCGTGTGACAGAGAGGACACAGAGGACACTGCAGCTTCTGGCGGATATGGGACACTATATTGTGCCGGCTACGGGGAGGACCCTGTGTCTTCTTCCAGAAGAACTAGGGGCGGTCCGGGGCATCAATTTCGCGGTACTGGAAAACGGCTCTCTGGTCTGGGATTATGGGCAGGAGAGAGCGGTTGTCCGCCGACTCTTGCCACAAGGAAAAGCAAAGGAAATTTTGGATGAAGCTTATGGAGGGAAGTTTATGGAGGCTTCAGGGAGGATGGGCAGAGGTTTTTGTTATGCGGAAATTTTCGTGGACGGAAAGGCCTATGCGGACATCCGGAGTATAGTGGGGCTTTCCGAGTCTTCTCTAGGTGAAAACTTTGAACGGTATTTTTTGGAGAATCACGAGTTTGTGGAACACCTGGAAAATCAGCGGTGGCTCCTTGACCGGGTGTCTAAGATAAATCTGTATTTTGAGGAAGAAGAGTTCGGACAGCGGGTCAGAGAAAACTGGCGGAAGATTCGAGAGGTTTCCCTGACAACCTCTGTGGGCGGCAATGTGGAATTCAATGCGGCCGAAACAAATAAGGGAATCGGGCTGAGCGGGCTAATGGAATATCTGAATATCCCCAAAGAGCGGGTGATCGCCATCGGTGACAACGAAAATGACCTGGAAATGTTTGCGCGGGCGGGGACAGCAGTGGCGATGGAAAATGCAAAAGAGATGGTGAAGAAGGCTGCAAGGAAGGTGACGCTCTCGAATGATTGTGACGGAGTGGCAGTGTTTTTGGAGACATATTTCGGATTATAG